The DNA segment ACGCGGTCGGCGAAGCGCGCGACATTGCGCTCGAGGAGCCACCAGGCCGGCACGCGCGGATAGTCGAGCGTGAAGGCAAGATGGGCGGGCCAGACGTCGTGCCACCGGCGATACTCGGAGGAGGGCACGTCAGGCCGGGGTCAGGGTGGGCAACGTGTGGCCGACCTCGAGGGCGGCCAGGTTCTGCTCGTGAAAGCGCGGAATGATCTCCAGCATGGCCCGCTTCATCGCCTCGTAGTCCATGCCGCTCAAACGCGTCAGCGCGCCGAGCATGATCATGTTGGCGAACAGCTCCTTGCCGAATCGCTCCTTGGAGAGCTGCGTGGCGGGCACGGCCACGTGGCGCTCGGGCGCGTCGGTCCGGACCGCGGTGACCATCTCCGGATCGTAGAGAACCTTGCCGCGGCACAGCTCGTAGAACTTCCGGTAGGCGGGCGCCGAGAAGGCGACGAACACGTCGGCGTTCTCGACCACCGGGCTGTCGACTTCCCCCGGCGCGATCACGAGCTGGGCCCGCACGTATCCCCCGCGCGTCTCCGTGCCGTGGCTCTTGAGCATGGTGACGCGGTGGCCCTGCTTGATGGCGCACAGGCCGATGATCTGTCCCATCCGGATAACGCCCTGGCCACCGAAGCCGGAGATCAGGATCTCGGTGCGGGCCTTGCCGTCGATGGCCATCAGGCCCTGGCCGCCATCTTGTCGGCCAGGTCGGACTGGACCCGGGCGTTCATCTCGCGCAGGAGCCGGGTGAACTCCGGCCGGCTGTTGGAGGCATCGTGCTTGATGCCGGTCTCCCACGTGAAGTCGGTCTCGCTGCCGTCGGCCTTGCGCCCCTGGGTGTGCTCGTAGATCCACTCCAGATTCTTGAGCGTGTCGCGGGTCCCCAGGGCGTACGCGCCGAAGTTCTCGTTGCACGGGAAGCGGACGTGGATGAAGGAGAAGCCGTCGTTCTGCAGCGCCTTCTTGACAACCTTGACCGTCTGGTGCCACTGGGTGGCGGTGGTCTCGGCCACGAAGGTCGCCCCGGCCGCTTTGACGACGTCGCAGGGGTCGAACGAGGGCTCGACCATCCCGTAGGGGCTGGAGTTGGTGACGTAGCCGGCCGGCGTCGTCGGCGAGAACTGGCCGCCGGTGGACTCGTAGCCCATGTTGTCCTCGCAGATCACGGTGACCCCCAGGTTGCGCCGGGCGGCATGGATCAGGTGCGAGGTGCCGATGGACGCCGCGTCACCGTCCCCCACGACGACCAGGATGCGGCGCTCGGGTTGCGCCAGCTTGATCCCGGTGGCCACGGCCAGAGCCCGGCCGTGGGTGGCGCCGAAGTTGTCGCCGCCCCAGGTGGCGAAGGTCTGCCGGCCGACGCAGCCGATGCCCGTGCCGAAGACGACGTCTTCCTGCTTGAGCCCGAGCTCGTCGATCGCCTGGAGCAGCCAGTTCTCGATCATCCCGATGCCGCAGCCGTGACAGGCCTTGGTGGGGATCTGACTCGGCCTGAGATATTTCTTCGCCAGGGGATTCATCAGCGGACCTCCGTCCAGATGTAGGGCAGCTCGGGGATACGTCCGGTCCGGGCCACGCCGTCCAGGGCCGCCAGCACCTCGCCCACCGTGTGCAGCTCGGCGCTCTTGCCCATGAAGTGTACCTTGCGCGAGTCGGGCGCCGCCCGCATGACCTCGCGGACCAGCTGGCCGTCGTAGTTCAGCTCGCAGACCACGTAATGGCGGTCCACGGCGAAGAGGTCGTCGAGGAAGGGCCACAGCGTGATGGGACGCACGAAGCCGGCCCGCAGCCCGCGAGCCCGGGCCTCCAGCACGGCCGTCTTCACCGTGCGGGCGTCGGCGCCGTAGGCCACCGCCACCACGTCGGCATCGTCCATGCCCACCGTCTCGTAACGGGTGAGCTCGCTCCGGTGGTGGCGGATCTTGTTGACGAGGCGGTGGGTCTGCGCCCACTGCGCCTCCATCTCCTCGATGTCGTAGCCTTCCTCGGTGTGGGTGTACGCCGACACGCACACGCCGGTGCCGCGCCCGATGATGTTGGGCGGGACGTCGATGGCGTCGCTGCCAACCGGGAAGAACGGCATCGTGAGGTTCGTCCGGCGCGGAACGACGAAATCCAGGCCGGCGTAGTCGTCGGGGATGAAGAGATCCTCCCACATGTCGGACACGACCTGGTCGGTGAGGATCGTGACCGGCGTGGCGAAGCGCTCGGACAGGTTGAAGGCGTCGATGGTCAGCCAGAATGCCTCCTGCACGGAGGAGGGCGAAAGCACGATCGTCTCGAAGTTGCCGCCGTGGGAGGCGTAGCGGGCGATATAGAACTCGCCCTGGCCCGGCGCGCCGGTGATGCCGCTGATCGGCCCCACCCGCATGGCATCGACGACGACCAGGGGGATCTCGTTGGTGATGGACCAGCCGTAGGCGTCGTGCATCAGGGTGTAGCCGGGCCCTGAGGTCGCCGTCATGGCCTTGAGCCCGCCCAGGCTGGCCCCCGCGCACATGTGCATGCCGGCCAGCTCGTCCTCGGCCTGCATGTAGTAGCCACCCACCTGGGGCAGACGCTTGGACATGTACTCGGCGATGTCCGTCGCCGGCGTGATCGGGTAGCCGGCGAAGACCCGACAACCGGCGGCGATGGCGCCTTCGGTGAGCGCGAACGTGCCCGCCTCCAGCAGGCGGCGTCCCTTCGTCACGCGACGCTCCCACTCGACCCACGGGGCGACCAGCTCGGAGGGGGGCGGCATCAAGCGGCTCCTGTTTTCATGGTGACGGCGATGCAGAAATCGGGGCAGATCTGGTAGCAGAGCATGCACCCGACGCAGTTCTCCTCGTGGGCCACGATCATGGGGAACCAGCCGAGCTTGTTCGCCGTCGCGCGCCAGGCGAAGACATCGACGGGGCAGATCTGCAGGCAGAACCCGCACGCCTTGCACATGTCCTCGGCCACCAGGACGTCCCACCGTCCCGCCGGCCCCCGGGGCGCCTTCTTCTCAGCCTTGAACAGCGCCATCGGCGCCTCGCTGACCGGCCATGGCGGCGAGCACGATCGCCCTGGCGCTGGTGATGTGCGACCGCGCCAGGCGCTCGGCCCGGGCCGCGTCGCGCGCGGCGATCGCCGCGCAGATGGCCTCGTGCTCGCGATAGGCGTCCTCCAGCCGCCGCGGCGTCTTGAGCAGGAGCGGGTGGAAGCGCTGGATGCTCAGGCGTACGACCGCCGACAGGGCCTGCAGCCTGGCATTGTCGCTGGCCTGGAAGATCCGGTCGTGGAACGCCACGTGCGCCACGAACCAGCGGTTCTCATCCTGGCGCTCCAGGCATTGCCGCATCCGCTCCAGCGCCCGTTCGAGCCCCGCCAGCGCCGCCGGGCTCGCGCGGCCGGCGGCCAGCCGAGCGGCCAGCCCATCGAGCACCTCGCGCAGGTCGTAGAGCTCGGCGGCCTCATGGAGGTCGAGCACGGTCACCCGCACGCCGCTCCCGGGCAGGAGCTGAACCAGACCCTCGTGCTGCAGGCGCCCCAGCGCCTGGCGGATCGGCGTCCGGCTGATGCCCAGCCGGTCCGCCAGGTCGGTCTGGCGCAGACGCGCCCCTTCCGGAAAGCGTCCGTTCAGGATGGCGTCGCGCAGAGCACTCGTGGCCTCATCCACGAGGCGCTGGCGCTTGAGCGGCTCCACGAGGCGGGTCATGACCACTCGGGTGGATTCTGGATCCAGAATCCACCCGAGTCAAGGACCCGCCGTCAGACTAGCGGCCGATGCCGACGAGGAACAGGATGAGGATCAAGCTCAGCGGCACTCCCAGCAACCACATCAAGATGTAAAGCATTGATTTCGTCTCCCTTTTATGCCACGCGCCGGGGTCGTTCTGGCGACCCCTCGGCCTGTCGCTGACGGTAATAGCTGAGCGACATGGGCTCGCCCGACCCCATCCAGCCGCCGAGCGCGCTTCCCACGAGGCCCAGTAGCATTGCGACCGCCGTCGCGACCGCAGTGTTGCGGAACGCAGCCGCGGCGGCCGGGTCCGAAAACGCGGCTGAGCCCGCCAGACCGCCATACCAGCCGCCGAAGTAGCCACCCGCGCCCAAGGCTCCGACCAACATCAAGAACGGCACCGTCACCAGCCAGGCGATGGCGCCATGCAGCATCGCCGGCTCGGAACGCGCAAACCCGGCGATCTTCGCCGCGACCCACCCTCCGACCACATAGGCGAAGAAGGCGCCCGCGATGCTGAAGATCACGCTGGCCCACCCGACCGTGCGCCATTCGAAGGGCGCCTGGGCGACCTGATGGGCGCCGAAGGCATAGCCGAGCAGGCCGACCATGAGACCGACCGCCAGCGCGGAGAGCGCGCCTACCAGCACCGCGCTCCAGGCGACCGGCCAGGCCTGGTGACGGCCTTCAACGACGACGAACGTCTCGTCAACCATCATGAGGGTCTCCCTCCCGGGTCCGCTGCAGTGCAGGCCCGATGCCAACGGCGTCGCGAGCCGCGCGGCCATTTGCCGGAGACGCCGAGACGGTGTAGTTCCTACGCCATGGCCCTGACGGTATTCCAGGCGTTCACTGAGACGGCCCGGGCCTCCCCCGGCAACGCGTTCTTGTGCGCGCCGCCGGCGCCGGGGCGCGCCTACCACCCGGAGGGGATCGAGCTGACGTACGACCAGACCCGCCAGGCCTCGCTCGAGCTGCGCGACGCGTACGCTGCCGCCGGGTATGGCCACGGACACCGAGTTGCCCTGCTGCTCGAGAATCGGCCGGAATTCTTCTTCCACTACCTGGCGCTCAACGGGCTGGGCGCCTCCATCGTGCCCATCAGCCCCGATTACCGGCACGACGAGATGCTCTATCAGATGGAACATTCCGAGGCCGACCTGGCCGTCGTGAGCGCGGGCCGGGCGCGGGACCTCGAAGCCGTGGCGGCCGCTCTCGCCAGGCCGCTGCCCGTCGTGAACGCCGAGCACCTGCCGTCCTCGCTGCCGAGGCCGGGACCGCCGCCGCGATCAGGCGAGCCCGGGCTGGACTCGGAAACCAGCCTGCTGTACACGTCGGGCACCACCGGGCGGCCGAAGGCCTGCATCCTCACCAACCTCTATTACCTGAATGCCGGTGCCTGGTACCGCGATCTGGGAGGACTCGTCCGCCTGGAGTACGGCCGCGAGCGCATCCTGAACCCGCTGCCGCTGTTCCACATGAACGCCCAGGCGATCACCGCCACCGCGGCGATCCTCACCGCCAACTGCCTGGCTCAGCCCGAGCGCTTCAGCCCGAGCCGCTGGTGGAAGGATGTCGTCAACGCCCGGGCGACCGTCATCCATTACCTGGGCGTCATGCCACCGCTACTGCTGAACCAGCCCGAGACGCCCGAGGAGCGCGCCCATCAGGTGAAATTCGGCCTGGGGGCCGGCGTGGAGCCGGAGCTGCACGCCCGCTTCGAGCAGCGCTTCGGCTTTCCCCTCGTCGAGGTCTGGGGCATGACCGAGACGGGACGGATCTACGCCGATTGCCGTGAGCCGCGGCAGATCACCTCCCGCGCGTTCGGGCGCCCGTTCGGTGGCCTGGAGGCCCGAGTGGTGGACGACAAGGACCAGGAGGTGGCGCCGGGCGGCGACGGCGAGCTTCTGGTGCGCTGGGGCGGCCCGGCGGGGCCTCGTCACGGCTTCTTCGCGGGCTACCTCAAGAACGCCGAGGCCACGGAGGAGGCCTGGCGGGGCGGGTGGTTTCACACCGGCGACGTCGTGCGGCAGGCGCCCGACGGTATGCTCTACTTCGTCGATCGGAAGAAGAACATCATTCGGCGCTCGGGTGAGAACATCGCCGCCGCCGAGGTGGAGGCGTGCCTGCAGGCCCACGGCGCCGTGGCCCAGGTCGCGGTGCTGGCCGTGCCGGACGAGGTTCGCGAGGAAGAGGTGATGGCCTGCGTCGTGCCCATGCCGGGTCGCGCGCCCGGCCGCGAGCTGGGCGAGCAGCTCCAGGGCTGGTGCCTGGAGCGCCTCGCCTACTTCAAGGCGCCCGGCTGGGTCCTCTTCGTCGACCGCCTGCCCACGACAGGGACGCAGAAGGTCCAAAAAACGCAAATCTTTCCCAAAGGGGAGGATCCTCGACGCCGGTCCGGCGCGCTGGATCTGAGAGAGACGAAGCGACGCTGACCGTCCGACACGTGGCGCGGCGGCGCTGGCACGCCGCATGCGTGTCCCGCGCCGAGGTGCTCATGACACGCTGCCTGCCACTCCTGCTCCTGGCTCTGGCGCTGGCTCCCGGAGCGGCTCTGGCCGCCGACGCGGTGGTGGAGGAGCGCCGCCGGGATCTGGGATTCATGCCAGGCGGCGAGCTGTTCACCGCGTTGATCGCCGATCCGCGCTGGCCCCACTTCTCCGCCGCCTACCACTACTACCTGGAGGATCCCGACTTCAAGAACATCGCCGCCGTGTCCTTCGGTGAGAGCTTCGCGCTCTACCGGGATCGGCTCGGCGAGAGCCTGTGGGAGCTCGGCTTCCAGGGGGGGGTCTTCGCGGTGCTCGATCTCGACGCCCCGTCGTTCGACCTCATCAACAGCGACTACTTCGCGGCGGCCACGGTCGCGTACCGCTACCGGGACTTCTCGCTGCTCGCCCGTCTCTTCCACCAGTCGAGCCACCTCGGCGACGAGTTCCTGCTGCGCCAGACACGCCCCGAGCGCATCAACCTCTCCTACGAGGGCGTCGACGCCAAGCTCTCCTATGAATTTCTGAACGGGGCGCTGCGCGTGTATGGCGGCGGCGGCTCGCTGGTCAATCGCACGCCCGAGGACCTGGACCCCCTGTTCACCCAGGTCGGCCTCGAGGTGCGGAGCCCGTGGCCCGGGCCTGCCGCACGTTGGCGTCCTGTCGCGGCGGTGGACATTCAGAACCGCGAGGAGAACGACTGGGAGGCGGACTATTCGGTCCGCGCCGGCGTGGAGTTCTCCGGCATCCTGGAGCCGCGGAATCTGCAAGTGCTCATCGAATATTTCACCGGACACTCTCCGAACGGCCAGTTCTACCGGAACCGGGTGGACTACGTGGGCCTGGGCTTGCACTTCCACTTCTGAGGGAACAGGCGAGGACCTCACCAGGGCGTCACCGCGATTCGCGTCTCCTTGCTCTCGGCGTACGGCTCGGCGGACAGGAGATAGAAAGCGGTCGCGGTCAGGGAGACTCCGTAGGGCGACGGGACCTTAGCCGTCTTGATCTCGAACGCCACCTCGGAGGCCCCGCCCGGGAACACGATGTCCGCCGGGACTTCCGCCATGCTGGGATCGCTGCTGGCGAGCCGGTGCTTGATGCCGCAGCCGGGGGGTAGCGCGGGGCCGGCCAGCTGGATGACGCCCTGCACGGTGGTCCCCCCGCGCACCCGGGCCGGCACCTTGACCTCCTTCAGCCACGGCTTGGTCACGCGAAGAGCGCTGCTGGCGCTGGTCACGGCGTAGGAGGCGCGGATCTCGAACGTCTCCTCCCAGCTCGGAAAGGTCTCGATCTGGAAGGTCGCGCGCTGGGCCCCGGCGGGGACCCGCACCGTCGCCGGCACTTTGGGTGGCGGCGAGCAGGGAGGCGCCGCGGGGCCCGTCACCGCGAGCTGCACCGCGATCCCGTCGGCCGGAGCCGGGGCGCTGAGCAGGACCGTCCCCACCGATGGGGCCCCACCGACGACGTTCGGGGGATCGAAGATCACGGACGTGACTCCCGAGGGCAGGAAGGTCAGCGTCCCCATCCCGGAGGCGTAGAGCCGGCCGATGCTGGTGGCCACGATCTGGACGCGCGTAGGCTTCTCGATCCATGCCGCTCCGACGGTGAAGGTGGCTTCGTTGGACCCGGCCGGAATGACGATCCGCTGAGGCACGACGGCGGCAGGCGTGCTGCTCGACAGCGACACGGTGAGGCCGCCGTCCGGCGCTGGCTCGCTGATCGTCACCCTCCCGGTCGCGCTGCTGCCCCCGGGAACGCTCACCGGGTTGAAGCTGAGCGACATGATGGCCGCCCCCGCTGGGTGCGCCCCCTGCAGGAGGGACATCAAGGCGACGAGGGCCACGCCGACCTTCCTCACATCTCCACCTCCACGACGGCTGATCTCCACGACCGCGGTGTGCGATTATAGCCGGCCCAAGGAGACAACACATGAATGACCTGGCGACCATGGCGTCGGCCCTCGGCGCGCTACTCAAGGAACGCAAGCAGACCATAGGCGTCGCCGAATCGTCGACCGGCGGGCTGATCTCGGCTGCCCTGCTCGCCGTGCCCGGCGCCTCCGCCTATTTCCTGGGGGGCGGAGTCATCTACACCCAGGCGGCGCGGCGGGGGCTGCTCCAGCTGCCGGACGCCGCGCTCCACGGCATGCGAGCGAGCACGGAAGCGTACGCGCTCCTCAAGGCCCGCACGATTCGTCAGCTGCTCGGCGCTACCTGGGGGCTCGCCGAGACGGGCGC comes from the Candidatus Methylomirabilota bacterium genome and includes:
- a CDS encoding DUF1207 domain-containing protein, with the protein product MTRCLPLLLLALALAPGAALAADAVVEERRRDLGFMPGGELFTALIADPRWPHFSAAYHYYLEDPDFKNIAAVSFGESFALYRDRLGESLWELGFQGGVFAVLDLDAPSFDLINSDYFAAATVAYRYRDFSLLARLFHQSSHLGDEFLLRQTRPERINLSYEGVDAKLSYEFLNGALRVYGGGGSLVNRTPEDLDPLFTQVGLEVRSPWPGPAARWRPVAAVDIQNREENDWEADYSVRAGVEFSGILEPRNLQVLIEYFTGHSPNGQFYRNRVDYVGLGLHFHF
- a CDS encoding 2-oxoglutarate ferredoxin oxidoreductase subunit alpha codes for the protein MPPPSELVAPWVEWERRVTKGRRLLEAGTFALTEGAIAAGCRVFAGYPITPATDIAEYMSKRLPQVGGYYMQAEDELAGMHMCAGASLGGLKAMTATSGPGYTLMHDAYGWSITNEIPLVVVDAMRVGPISGITGAPGQGEFYIARYASHGGNFETIVLSPSSVQEAFWLTIDAFNLSERFATPVTILTDQVVSDMWEDLFIPDDYAGLDFVVPRRTNLTMPFFPVGSDAIDVPPNIIGRGTGVCVSAYTHTEEGYDIEEMEAQWAQTHRLVNKIRHHRSELTRYETVGMDDADVVAVAYGADARTVKTAVLEARARGLRAGFVRPITLWPFLDDLFAVDRHYVVCELNYDGQLVREVMRAAPDSRKVHFMGKSAELHTVGEVLAALDGVARTGRIPELPYIWTEVR
- a CDS encoding GntR family transcriptional regulator, with protein sequence MTRLVEPLKRQRLVDEATSALRDAILNGRFPEGARLRQTDLADRLGISRTPIRQALGRLQHEGLVQLLPGSGVRVTVLDLHEAAELYDLREVLDGLAARLAAGRASPAALAGLERALERMRQCLERQDENRWFVAHVAFHDRIFQASDNARLQALSAVVRLSIQRFHPLLLKTPRRLEDAYREHEAICAAIAARDAARAERLARSHITSARAIVLAAMAGQRGADGAVQG
- a CDS encoding 2-oxoacid:acceptor oxidoreductase family protein translates to MAIDGKARTEILISGFGGQGVIRMGQIIGLCAIKQGHRVTMLKSHGTETRGGYVRAQLVIAPGEVDSPVVENADVFVAFSAPAYRKFYELCRGKVLYDPEMVTAVRTDAPERHVAVPATQLSKERFGKELFANMIMLGALTRLSGMDYEAMKRAMLEIIPRFHEQNLAALEVGHTLPTLTPA
- a CDS encoding CinA family protein, with product MNDLATMASALGALLKERKQTIGVAESSTGGLISAALLAVPGASAYFLGGGVIYTQAARRGLLQLPDAALHGMRASTEAYALLKARTIRQLLGATWGLAETGASGPTGNRYGDPAGHTCIAVAGPVEQAITLETGHGDRDRNMWAFAGAALDLLERSLRKM
- a CDS encoding AMP-binding protein codes for the protein MALTVFQAFTETARASPGNAFLCAPPAPGRAYHPEGIELTYDQTRQASLELRDAYAAAGYGHGHRVALLLENRPEFFFHYLALNGLGASIVPISPDYRHDEMLYQMEHSEADLAVVSAGRARDLEAVAAALARPLPVVNAEHLPSSLPRPGPPPRSGEPGLDSETSLLYTSGTTGRPKACILTNLYYLNAGAWYRDLGGLVRLEYGRERILNPLPLFHMNAQAITATAAILTANCLAQPERFSPSRWWKDVVNARATVIHYLGVMPPLLLNQPETPEERAHQVKFGLGAGVEPELHARFEQRFGFPLVEVWGMTETGRIYADCREPRQITSRAFGRPFGGLEARVVDDKDQEVAPGGDGELLVRWGGPAGPRHGFFAGYLKNAEATEEAWRGGWFHTGDVVRQAPDGMLYFVDRKKNIIRRSGENIAAAEVEACLQAHGAVAQVAVLAVPDEVREEEVMACVVPMPGRAPGRELGEQLQGWCLERLAYFKAPGWVLFVDRLPTTGTQKVQKTQIFPKGEDPRRRSGALDLRETKRR
- a CDS encoding thiamine pyrophosphate-dependent enzyme, which translates into the protein MNPLAKKYLRPSQIPTKACHGCGIGMIENWLLQAIDELGLKQEDVVFGTGIGCVGRQTFATWGGDNFGATHGRALAVATGIKLAQPERRILVVVGDGDAASIGTSHLIHAARRNLGVTVICEDNMGYESTGGQFSPTTPAGYVTNSSPYGMVEPSFDPCDVVKAAGATFVAETTATQWHQTVKVVKKALQNDGFSFIHVRFPCNENFGAYALGTRDTLKNLEWIYEHTQGRKADGSETDFTWETGIKHDASNSRPEFTRLLREMNARVQSDLADKMAARA
- a CDS encoding 4Fe-4S dicluster domain-containing protein, translated to MALFKAEKKAPRGPAGRWDVLVAEDMCKACGFCLQICPVDVFAWRATANKLGWFPMIVAHEENCVGCMLCYQICPDFCIAVTMKTGAA